AATGTATCAATAATGCTGAGATCGCCTTCAAAGTAGTTTGCCAGCTTCTCGCTCAGACCGCCCGGATTGGTAGCACCGATGCGTTCATAACCGGTGCGGTAATGAATATCCAGCAGTTCAACCATGCGATTGCTGTATTCTTCCCACTCCACCGCGCGCAGATTGAACTGCTCGTCGGCGATCACCCATAGGGGCCCCAGCGGCGTGGCAATCTTATCTTCGAGTAATCTCAGCATCCTTTTTCCCTTAATTCAGCCGTGGGTAAATCCCCGGTCCAATTGGCAGTCCGACAAGATACCACGCCACTAACATCACCAGCCATACCCCTAAAAAGATAAGCGGATACGGTAAGACCAGCGAATAGTAGGTACCCAGTTTGGCATCCGGTTTATAGCGCTGAAGGCGCTCACAGAATGCGGCGAGAGCTTTTATCAACATGCAAATTTGATTCTCGAAGAACGGCGTGCGGAGCTGGACGATATCCATCAGCGTCAAGGTCTGCTGGGCGGTCAAATTAACATTGGCACGGGGGAAGTATCGCCCGTAAGTTAATGCCTGCGGTGATTACGCGCTTTCATGAACAGCACCCGCTGGTGAAAGTACGAATTATGGAAGGGCAACGGGTATCGATGATTAACGAATTACGTCAGGGCGAACTTGATTTTACGATAAATACCTATTATCAGGGGCCATTCGACCACGAATTTACCTTCGAAAAACGCTTCGAAAAACCGTTTGCGGTATTTTGTCGGAAAGGGCATCCGGGGTAGGGGCTAAATCCATCAATGCGCTTCTACATTATAACTGGAGCATGCTGACGCCTCGTGAGAGTTATTATAAGCAGCTGGAGGACATGTTTAAATATCGCTCAAAAATACCGCGCATTGACGTTGTATGCGAAACATTCTCATCCTGTTTAAGCCGTGTTGCGCAAAGCGATTTCTTGGGTATCTTACCGCAAAAACTGGGCTGCGATCCGCTCCTGACGCACCATCTGGCGATGTTGCCGATCGAAGAAACCTTACCCAAAGCCGCTTATGATTTAATTCAAAGACGTGATTCCCGACAAACGCCGCTGACGTTGTCGTTAATTACGCAATTCAGAAGACATACCCGCGGAATATTAAGCGACGATGATCAATAAAAAAATAGAGTCTGCCGACATCGGACAGACCCTACAGTACACACAGCAGTTCATCCTATTGCAAATCCCGCTTCATTATTCCGTTCTGCAGGTTTATTTAGTTATAACAGGTTTCACTTAAAAATAAAGTGATGGCACCTCGAAATTCACATGTTTTTAACTCAAATTGGTAAATTAATTAACAGTTAAATTGTGGTTAAGGTTGATTTAATCATTCATATTAGCCATGTTAATTCTTTTCATGTGGTTATTACTTTTGATTGTGTCGTAATCGCTTCAGAAGTGATGTGGCTGGAGCATTGAGACCCCCGTCCGGCGCGGGTATAGTACCCCTTCAGATGTAGCCGGAGAATTTCCATGAAGCCAGACGACAAATCAATTTTTCTTGACGCCATGGAAGATGTCCAGCCCCTGAAACGTGCCACGGATGTCAACTGGCAGCCTAATCGTAACTCGCGCACCCGTCAGAATATTGATGTTACTCAGCTTGATAACTTTTTGACGCTGGGGTTTCTCGACGTAGTGCCTCTCGCCGAACCGCTGGCGTTTCAGCGTGAGGGTGTCCAGCAGGGCGTAATTGAAAAATTACGACACGGAAAATATCCCCGCCAGGCCAGTCTGAATCTTTTAAGCCAGCCGATTGAGCCGTGTCGCCAGATGCTGTTTAGCTTTATTCGGCAGGCGCATCATGATGGTTTGCGCAACCTGATCATCGTTCACGGAAAGGGCCGGGAAGATAATTCGCATCCGAATATTGTGCGCAGTTATCTGGCTCGCTTGTTAACGGAATTTGATGAAGTGCAGGCCTTCTGCGTAGCGCTGCCGCATCACGGTGGTGATGGCGCATGCTATGTTGCGCTGCAAAAATCCGAAGCCGCTAAACTGGAAAACTGGGAACGACACGCAAAACGGAGTCGATAAACAGGTTCTGCTTTTCGTGCCAGAAAAGCAATGCGGGCGATAATTCGCCCGCATTTCAAAGGATGACTGTCAGAAGGTTTCCCAGTTTCCGTCTGAGGCAGAGGCCGCAGCCGGACGCAATACCTGCGGTGTTTTGAGATTCGACGGTCGCGGCGCGCTGTTTTGCGCTTGTGCATTCAAGCGGAACGCGGCAACGGCCTGGCGCAACTGCTCGGCCTGATCTTCCAGCGCCGCCGCCGCCGTGGCGGATTCCTGCACCAGCGCGGCGTTCTGCTGCGTCACGCTGTCCATCTGAGAAACGGCCAGACTGACCTGCTCAATCCCGCGGCTCTGCTCATCGGATGCCGACGCGATTTCGCCCATGATATCGGTCACGCGCGTCACCGCCGCAACAATCTCTTTCATGGTTTTGCCTGCTTCGCTGACCTGCCCGGAGCCGGTATTCACGCGGCTGACGGAGTTTTCAATCAATCCTTTGATCTCTTTCGCGGCCTGCGCACTGCGGCTTGCCAGCGTGCGGACTTCACCGGCAACGACGGCAAATCCACGGCCTTGCTCACCGGCACGAGCCGCTTCCACAGCGGCGTTCAGCGCCAGAATATTGGTCTGGAAAGCGATGCTGTCGATAACGCTGGTGATGTGGGCAATTTGCTGTGAGCTGTCGGCAATCTCGGTCATGGTACGAATGACGTTATCGACCACCATTCCACCCCGATCGGCGGTTTCTGAGGCATTTTTTGCCAGCAGAGTCGCCTGGCGGGCGTTGTCGGAGTTTTGTTTGACCGTGGCGGTCAGCTCTTCCATGCTTGCAGCGGTTTCTTCCAGAGAAGAGGCTTGCTGTTCAGTACGCGCAGACAAATCGTTGCTGCCCATCGCGATTTCTCCCGCGCCGGTGTAGATCGAATCGGTGCTGCCACGTACCGCGCTGACGGTTGTCACCAGCGATTGCTGCATTTCATGCAGACCCGCAGCCAGTTGACCCATTTCATTACGACTGTCGATAGAAATGGTGTGCGTCAGGTCGCCGCTGGCGATCGTGCGAATATGGTTCATCACGCTGCGTAGTGGTCTCAGCAGGAGATGCTGCAAACCCATCCAGAACACAATCAGTACGCCGATGACCACCAGCAAAATGGTGCCCAACGTCCACTGCATGCTGGTAAAGCTGTTTTGGTTTTCCAGAGCAGCCGCCTTGAGCAGGGTGTTGTTTTCTGCACGCCAGCGCGTGTAGACGGCTTCCATCTTGTCCTGAGCCTCTTGGGCATCCAGATCGCCGTACGCCTGATAGTTATCAGCGCTCAGATATTCGATCGACAGTCGCATGACTTCGTGCATCTGGGTGTATGCTTTCTGCATCTCGGCAGTTAATTCCTGGCTCTGCCCGTTCACCGGCGGCATCTGATGCCATGCGCTGTAATAGGCTTCAGCTTTGCCCAGAGACGTACTGGCGTTACCGAGCAGCTTGTTGATCGCCGCCAGAGAAGCGGGATCGCGCTGATTTTTAAGGTAACGGATCGCAACGCGAGTGACGGTAACGCGCGTTTTAACTAGCGTGTTCACGCTGTCGCTCAGGCTCTCTTGTTGCGCGTTGAGATTTCCTGAATTTTGGAAGTTTTGACGATCATTGCTGACTGCGGAGTAGAACAAGCCACCCGTGACGACCTGGAGCAGGCAGAACAGCGTAAGTGCAAAAATGATCCCAGTAATTACGTGCAGATTTTTCAGCATAAAAAGACGCCCGATTGTTGTGCAGAAGTTGCACCATTACTATCGACGTAGTATCTCTAAACTTTAACTTAACAGTGACTAAACTAACTTTTTCTTCATGTAACCTATTGTTCCCCTGAATACTATTTATCAAATTTAATTTTCTTTCAGTTCGTCGAACAGGAATCAAAAAATGATCAATATCGAGAAAAGCGGCACGTTTACGTTAGGCACGCGTAGCGTGAAAAGAGTGGGTTATGGGGCGATGCAGCTCGCCGGCCCGGGCGTGTTTGGCCCGCCGAAAAACCGGGACGCGGCGCTAGATGTGCTGCGGGAAGCAGTGTCAACTGGGGTTAATCATATTGATACCAGTGATTTTTATGGCCCTCACGTTACCAACCAACTGATACGTGAAGCGTTACATCCGTACCAGGACGACCTGACGATTGTGACCAAAATTGGCGCACGGCGTGGGGCTGATGCGTCGTGGCTCCCTGCATTTTCTGCTCAGGAACTGACTCAGGCAGTACACGATAATCTGCGAAATCTGCAGCTGGATACGCTGGATGTGGTGAATTTGCGCATTATGTTCAGTGCTCACGGGCCCGCTGAAGGATCCATTGCCGAGCCGTTGACCACGCTTGTCGAATTGCAGCGTCAGGGGTTGGTGCGACATATTGGTTTGAGCAATGTGACCGCCGCGCAAGTCGCCGAAGCGCAGAGCATCGCCTCGATAGTTTGCGTGCAAAACCTTTACAACATTGTTAACCGTGGCGACGATGCGCTGATCGATTCTCTGGCGGAGCAGGGCATCGCTTATGTGCCGTTTTTCCCGCTCGGTGGGTTTACGCCCTTGCAGTCTTCCGGCCTCCAGGCCGTCGCGGAGGCAGTAAAGGCGACGCCAATGCAGGTGGCGTTGGCATGGTTGCTGAAGCGTTCACCAAATATTTTGCTTATTCCAGGCACTTCGTCGGTTACGCATCTGCATGAAAATCTTGCCGCCGCAGAGCTTGTGCTGTCCGACGAGGCGATGGATACGCTCAATGCGCTCGCGTCTTCTGAAGAGAGTAATACTGCGCAGCATTAAGCGATTAAAAGCAAAACAGGACGCGCCCTCAGACTACGTGGGACATAATTCTGCGCGGCGTGGAGGCGTTTTCAATCTCTTTGGCGATACAGATTTTTTCCTGTCACGCCGGTGGCAGTGAAAGGCCTCAAGTGCGTGGACCACTAATACCGATCAAAAGATGACCCGATCAAAAGATGAATGGTTCAGAGATTGGGAACGCTGATGTGCGGCAGAGGCTCTGAGTCATTCTGCAAGTCGAATACCGCCCCATAATCTGAATCGGGGCGGATCGAATGTGTATGCATTGACGGTGGATAGTCACAATCTGCCGAGAGGCAAACGTCGGACAACAATCAGAAACTGTATGTCACTTTCAAACTCCCGGTGGGCGATGCTTTCCGTTGCACAATCGGGCTGTTGCGTGCATCACCCGCCAACTGTGTAAAACCCGTTGCGGCTACCACGCTCCAGTCCTGGTTGAACTTGTGCGTCCAGTCCACATTCATTGACCAGGCATAAATCCCCGTTCCGGCATCATAGGGAGCAAACCCCGATGCGGCCGACTGTGATGAACTGACCCCGTAGTACGTCTGCATATAGTCACTCGTCCCCCAGCTGCTGGTCAGCGCCATCGTTAACGTATCTTTCGAGCCGCTATACAGTGGGCTAAGAATGCCGAAATGCAGGGCCGCGCCATTGTCTCGCTCACTAAACGGCACCTCAGCCTGGAATTGCAAATGAAGCCAGTCGGTCACCTTATAGCCCAGACCCAACACACCGAGAGCCGATCCTTTGACATCGCCCATTCCGCGCAGGTTGTCACTGCCGTCGTTCAATGAGTCGCTATCAACATCGTGATCTTTACGGCCTGCGCGATAACTCAGCGCAGTACTGTAATCCAGGTTGCCGATGCTGTTGCCGTAACCGATACCCTGCGTGGTACTCACGAAGAATCCATTACGCATCGAGTAATCAAACACAAGGGGCGTCGTGACACGGTTTTCATTCGAACCAGAATAGCGTGGTGTAACATCCACGCCCCCTCCCAACGTTAAGCCGCTACCTTGCTGCGGTTCTGCCGCCAGCACTGGAGAGACCAGTAACGCCAGCAGCGCGCCCGGCAATATTTTTTTTAGCGTGCGCCCCGAAAGTGAAGGGAGGAACTGATGACGCAGTTCGAAATTTCTCATTAAAGAAGTCCTTAGGGATTCAACTGATTACGATACAAGCGGTTTAAACGCCAGAACGCTCAGTGTGAATACACACCCTAAAGTTCTCATGAGCTCAAAATGAAGAAATACTGAAGTACGTCCCGGTGATGCAAACCTGATAGATTTCCTGATACCGTTTTTTTCTTCAGACTTTCTTCATTCACTGTTGATAACGTAACTATTGTGAAAATTCTCCTGATCGAAGACGACCTGGATCTCGGCAACGGCGTGCGTATTGCCCTTGCAGATCAAGGATTAGATGTCATATGGGTTCGCCGCAAAGAGGATGCGCTGCATCAACTTGATGCCTGCGTGCCAGAACTGGTGTTGCTCGACCTCGGGCTGCCCGACGGCGATGGCATGAGCCTGATGGCATATTTACGCCAGCAGATGAAGGGGATCCCCGTCATCATTCTGACCGCACGAGGCACGCTGCAGGACCGCCTTTGTGGGCTGGATGCTGGCGCTGATGACTATCTCGTCAAACCTTTTGTGCTTGCCGAGCTGTTGGCCAGAGTGAGGGCCCTTGCGCGGCGCAGCTACGGTTTCGAGAATGAGATGATAGAAATTCGCGGGTTATCTCTCCACGTTCCGACTCGTCGCGTCACAGTGAGCACGCGGAATATTGAGTTGACGGCGAGCGAATACGCGCTGCTTGAGACTTTACTGTTGCGCACCGATCGCGTCATTACTCGTCGGTTTCTGGAAGAGAGAATATTCGGGGCAAAAGAGAATATGAGTAATTCTCTGGATGTGCATATGGGGAATTTGCGTCGCAAAATCGGCGATGGCTATGTGCGAACGGTGAGGGGAGTCGGGTTTGTGATCGATACCGTCCCCGTTCAGAAAGGAGCGGGTTAATGCGAAATTTTTGGTTGCACCTGAGAACCCCTTCGCTCGTACGGCGAATTATCATCGCCCAAATGCTATTGCTTACGCTGCTTTGGTGTTTTTTTCTGACCTACATTTTGTCGGAGGACTTGCGAAGCCCTCCAATGCTAACGGGCAGTAAGACTTACGAAACCATTCAAAAATTGGTCGATCGTTTGGATGATCGTCCGCAGGCGCTAACCGAGGTACTGGACGCGTTCAGCCAGGCGTTGCGGGAAGGTTATGGCGGAGGTGAGGATCCTGCGCTGTCAATCAGCTTAATTGTTCGCAAAAATAAACACATAATTTATTCATCGGATGGCGCACCGACCGGGGTGACAAACACTCGATATGGGAGCCTCCAGACAATAGAGAGTGAAGGCCGCTCCTGGACTAGCCGTACTCTACAATCAGGGAACTCCGACGTGGAGGTCACACTGATTACCCCTGCCGCAGGCTGGAACTTCTTTATCTATCTGAACTCGCGTGGCTACTACATATTACCGTTACTGGTCTGTATTCCTTTTCTATTGTTTCCCGCGTGGCTGTCAATCCGAATTGCGATGCGGCCCTGGAACAAAGTGGTCAATGAGATTGCCTTACGCACGCCGGAAGATTTGTCTCCCTTAAAATCAGTGCCAAAGCATATGGAGCTTCACCAAATGGTGGACGCGATTAATGCATTTCTTGCGAGGCTGCGAGAAAGCACTGAAAGGGAAAGGATTTTCATTGCCGATGCCGCTCACGAACTGCGTACCCCGCTGGCTGCAATGCGCATCAATGTTGAGGCGTTGCAGTCCTATATAAGTAGCGAGAGTCAACAGGAGTTGCTGGCAGGGATCATTCGTAGCAATAGCCGCGCAGCTCGACTCGTCAATCAGTTGCTGCTGCTCATGCACAGTGAAGCGCGCATTGACACTGCCATGGAACCTGTACCGCTGACGACGCTCATTCAGGAGCGAATGGCGGAGTTAGCTCCGCTGGCCGCTGAGCGCAGAATTGAACTTGAATTTTACGCTGAAAATGAAATATGGATTACCGGTGTCAGGGAGCGTCTGATGTCTCTGATTGATAACGTCATTGAAAATGCCGTGAAGTATAGCCCGGAGGGCGGGCGGGTTGAGGTCGTTGTTCGATCACTCGAGAGATCCACGCAGTTGCGTGTCTCAGATGCAGGGCCCGGTATTCTGCCTGAGATGAGGGAGCGCGTGTTCGATAGATTCTTTCGCGATCCCAATCAGATACAGAGCGGAAGTGGGCTGGGGCTGGCAATCGTCAAAGCGGTTGCGCAGCAACACAACAGCAGCGTATCCCTGAGCACGTCTGAAGAGGGCGGGCTGATGGTCACTGTTGATTTCCCTACGCCAAAGTCGGTGTGAAAGACAACACCACTGTCATCCCTAACCCGCGGAGGAAATTTATCATCACAATGGAGTTGAAAGTGAAATACGTGGCCCTGGCGACCTTGTTGTGTTCGATAGCACTCAGCGGGTGCGCCATAACCGTCAGCGAATTAAAGAGCAGCCATTCCTCTTATGATGGCAGTTTCACAAGCCTGACAGGGCCATCCGATACCTATCGAACGTTAAGGGATATGGCAAGGCAGTGCCTGGAATATGAAGCACTGCTGGGAAATCCGGTCATCGTATTCAGCGAGTTTGACGGTGAGCGCAAGGAAGGTGAGATCAATCAAAAGCTCCTGGCGGATGGGCTGTTGATAAACAACACGCTCATTGAAATTGAAAGCCATGATGACAAAGCGAAGGTCAGCCTGTACACCACCAAGAATATCTTGAGTACGGGGATCAGGTCGCCAAATATAAGCGATATCA
This sequence is a window from Enterobacter sp. 638. Protein-coding genes within it:
- a CDS encoding methyl-accepting chemotaxis protein, which translates into the protein MLKNLHVITGIIFALTLFCLLQVVTGGLFYSAVSNDRQNFQNSGNLNAQQESLSDSVNTLVKTRVTVTRVAIRYLKNQRDPASLAAINKLLGNASTSLGKAEAYYSAWHQMPPVNGQSQELTAEMQKAYTQMHEVMRLSIEYLSADNYQAYGDLDAQEAQDKMEAVYTRWRAENNTLLKAAALENQNSFTSMQWTLGTILLVVIGVLIVFWMGLQHLLLRPLRSVMNHIRTIASGDLTHTISIDSRNEMGQLAAGLHEMQQSLVTTVSAVRGSTDSIYTGAGEIAMGSNDLSARTEQQASSLEETAASMEELTATVKQNSDNARQATLLAKNASETADRGGMVVDNVIRTMTEIADSSQQIAHITSVIDSIAFQTNILALNAAVEAARAGEQGRGFAVVAGEVRTLASRSAQAAKEIKGLIENSVSRVNTGSGQVSEAGKTMKEIVAAVTRVTDIMGEIASASDEQSRGIEQVSLAVSQMDSVTQQNAALVQESATAAAALEDQAEQLRQAVAAFRLNAQAQNSAPRPSNLKTPQVLRPAAASASDGNWETF
- a CDS encoding ATP-binding protein, encoding MRNFWLHLRTPSLVRRIIIAQMLLLTLLWCFFLTYILSEDLRSPPMLTGSKTYETIQKLVDRLDDRPQALTEVLDAFSQALREGYGGGEDPALSISLIVRKNKHIIYSSDGAPTGVTNTRYGSLQTIESEGRSWTSRTLQSGNSDVEVTLITPAAGWNFFIYLNSRGYYILPLLVCIPFLLFPAWLSIRIAMRPWNKVVNEIALRTPEDLSPLKSVPKHMELHQMVDAINAFLARLRESTERERIFIADAAHELRTPLAAMRINVEALQSYISSESQQELLAGIIRSNSRAARLVNQLLLLMHSEARIDTAMEPVPLTTLIQERMAELAPLAAERRIELEFYAENEIWITGVRERLMSLIDNVIENAVKYSPEGGRVEVVVRSLERSTQLRVSDAGPGILPEMRERVFDRFFRDPNQIQSGSGLGLAIVKAVAQQHNSSVSLSTSEEGGLMVTVDFPTPKSV
- a CDS encoding aldo/keto reductase family oxidoreductase, whose protein sequence is MINIEKSGTFTLGTRSVKRVGYGAMQLAGPGVFGPPKNRDAALDVLREAVSTGVNHIDTSDFYGPHVTNQLIREALHPYQDDLTIVTKIGARRGADASWLPAFSAQELTQAVHDNLRNLQLDTLDVVNLRIMFSAHGPAEGSIAEPLTTLVELQRQGLVRHIGLSNVTAAQVAEAQSIASIVCVQNLYNIVNRGDDALIDSLAEQGIAYVPFFPLGGFTPLQSSGLQAVAEAVKATPMQVALAWLLKRSPNILLIPGTSSVTHLHENLAAAELVLSDEAMDTLNALASSEESNTAQH
- the smrA gene encoding DNA endonuclease SmrA — translated: MKPDDKSIFLDAMEDVQPLKRATDVNWQPNRNSRTRQNIDVTQLDNFLTLGFLDVVPLAEPLAFQREGVQQGVIEKLRHGKYPRQASLNLLSQPIEPCRQMLFSFIRQAHHDGLRNLIIVHGKGREDNSHPNIVRSYLARLLTEFDEVQAFCVALPHHGGDGACYVALQKSEAAKLENWERHAKRSR
- a CDS encoding MipA/OmpV family protein; the protein is MRNFELRHQFLPSLSGRTLKKILPGALLALLVSPVLAAEPQQGSGLTLGGGVDVTPRYSGSNENRVTTPLVFDYSMRNGFFVSTTQGIGYGNSIGNLDYSTALSYRAGRKDHDVDSDSLNDGSDNLRGMGDVKGSALGVLGLGYKVTDWLHLQFQAEVPFSERDNGAALHFGILSPLYSGSKDTLTMALTSSWGTSDYMQTYYGVSSSQSAASGFAPYDAGTGIYAWSMNVDWTHKFNQDWSVVAATGFTQLAGDARNSPIVQRKASPTGSLKVTYSF
- a CDS encoding response regulator: MKILLIEDDLDLGNGVRIALADQGLDVIWVRRKEDALHQLDACVPELVLLDLGLPDGDGMSLMAYLRQQMKGIPVIILTARGTLQDRLCGLDAGADDYLVKPFVLAELLARVRALARRSYGFENEMIEIRGLSLHVPTRRVTVSTRNIELTASEYALLETLLLRTDRVITRRFLEERIFGAKENMSNSLDVHMGNLRRKIGDGYVRTVRGVGFVIDTVPVQKGAG